GATAGGCGTCGGTGAAGAAGTCGCGTCGTTGCTTGAGGACGTCCTCTTCGCGATTGATCTCCTCTTTGAGCTGCCAGGCCTGCTCGACGAACTCGTCGTTCCCTGGCGTAACGACGCGCCTGTCGATGTTGACGCTCACTACCACTGCCTTACATCGTCGCCAATATAATTCCACCGGCAACGGGGCTGCCGATGGGATATACACAGTCTGCTGACAATCGTGTCCGATCAGACAGACGTCGAGTGAAAGCGACGGGCATACGACGGCGGTCGTGGTATGGTGTCCAAGAGACGACTATGGGATTCGAACTTCGGGACCACACCGCCGATATCGGGGTCGAGGCGACGGGCGAGTCGCTCGCGGACGTATTCGCGTCGCTTGCAGACGGCCTCGCAGCGGCCTCCTGCGATGATATTCCGGACGATATCGGTGAGCGATTCTCGCTATCGGTCACTGCCGAGAATCGAGAGGCATTGCTGTTCGACTATCTCGACGAACTGATCTACCTTCGAGACGTGCGCGCTGAACTGCCGGTTGACCACCACGTCGAGACGATTGACGAAGTCGACGCAGACGCAGACGCAGACACCGACACCGACGCCGACGCCGACGAATCGGCAAACCCCGCCACACAACAGTGGTCGCTCACCGCAACTACCCGCGGCGTCCCGCTCGCCGAAATCGACGCTCGCGAAGTAAAGGCGGTCACCTACTCCGAGATGCGACTCGAGACGGTCGACGAGCAGTGGGAAGCGTACGTCGTCTTCGACGTCTAACGGTACACCTCCCGGTTCGCTGGCTCATTGCGGCC
The DNA window shown above is from Natrialba magadii ATCC 43099 and carries:
- a CDS encoding archease is translated as MGFELRDHTADIGVEATGESLADVFASLADGLAAASCDDIPDDIGERFSLSVTAENREALLFDYLDELIYLRDVRAELPVDHHVETIDEVDADADADTDTDADADESANPATQQWSLTATTRGVPLAEIDAREVKAVTYSEMRLETVDEQWEAYVVFDV